A single Populus alba chromosome 7, ASM523922v2, whole genome shotgun sequence DNA region contains:
- the LOC118063088 gene encoding probable ubiquitin-conjugating enzyme E2 16 — MTSSSATTRKALSKIACNRLQKELVEWQVNPPTGFKHKVTDNLQRWVIEVIGAPGTLYANETYQLQVDFPEHYPMEAPQVIFLHPAPLHPHIYSNGHICLDILYDSWSPAMTVSSVCISILSMLSSSPAKQRPEDNDRYVKNCRNGRSPKETRWWFHDDKV; from the exons ATGACGAGCTCCTCTGCAACAACTCGCAAG GCACTGAGTAAGATTGCTTGCAATCGGCTTCAAAAAGAACTTGTTGAGTGGCAAGTCAACCCTCCAACTGGTTTCAAACATAAAGTCACCGATAATCTCCAAAG gTGGGTTATTGAAGTAATTGGAGCTCCGGGCACCCTTTACGCTAATGAGACCTATCAGCTTCAAGTCGATTTCCCTGAGCATTACCCTATGGAAGCCCCTCAG GTTATCTTTCTTCACCCGGCTCCGCTGCATCCGCATATTTATAGCAATGGCCATATTTGTTTAG ATATACTATATGATTCCTGGTCACCTGCCATGACTGTTAGTTCCGTCTGTATCAGTATTCTATCGATGCTTTCCAGCTCCCCTGCAAAG CAACGTCCTGAGGACAATGACCGATATGTTAAGAACTGTAGAAATGGAAGATCTCCAAAGGAGACCAGGTGGTGGTTCCACGATGATAAAGTGTAA